From the Sulfuricurvum sp. genome, one window contains:
- a CDS encoding D-Ala-D-Ala carboxypeptidase family metallohydrolase, whose amino-acid sequence MIQLKFFKLSEFTCKCGCGLNNMQDAQLLKLDKARELANIPFSVNCGTRCPKHNKDEGGEDNSSHLRGLATDISAKTSQEKFLIISALLKVGFKRIGVYSTFIHCDSDTTLPQNVIWHK is encoded by the coding sequence ATGATTCAACTAAAATTCTTCAAACTCTCAGAGTTTACGTGTAAATGCGGATGCGGTCTTAATAATATGCAAGATGCTCAACTTCTCAAACTTGATAAAGCCCGTGAACTTGCTAACATCCCTTTTTCTGTTAATTGCGGTACACGTTGCCCAAAACATAATAAAGATGAAGGCGGAGAGGATAATAGCTCACATTTGAGAGGTCTAGCTACTGATATATCAGCAAAAACAAGTCAAGAAAAATTCTTAATCATTTCCGCTCTTTTAAAAGTCGGATTTAAGCGTATTGGTGTCTATTCAACTTTTATACATTGTGATAGTGATACAACTCTTCCACAAAATGTAATTTGGCATAAGTAG
- a CDS encoding class I SAM-dependent methyltransferase, whose protein sequence is MTERFNNAASTWDKGDMRTSIASSVFQTLSNRIALKNTMDILDFGAGTGLLSFKVRPHVRSVSGVDVSINMLEQIELKNSDGVEVKPICQDILANPLEERFHGIVSSMAMHHVEDTQKLFDTFYTHLKKDGFVAIADLEAEDGSFHSHGNDGVYHFGFERETLRAIIENAGFSNVRFHHAYTVEKEVQNYPIFLVTAHKVV, encoded by the coding sequence ATGACGGAACGTTTTAACAATGCTGCATCTACATGGGATAAAGGAGATATGCGTACATCCATAGCTTCTTCTGTTTTTCAAACACTGAGTAATCGTATAGCTTTAAAAAATACGATGGATATACTTGATTTTGGGGCTGGAACAGGTCTTTTAAGTTTTAAGGTTCGCCCTCATGTACGTTCCGTATCCGGAGTTGATGTATCGATTAATATGCTCGAACAGATTGAATTAAAGAACAGTGATGGTGTAGAGGTAAAACCGATATGTCAAGATATATTAGCAAATCCGCTAGAAGAGCGTTTTCATGGAATCGTAAGCTCTATGGCAATGCATCATGTCGAAGATACCCAAAAACTTTTTGATACGTTTTATACCCATCTAAAAAAAGATGGTTTTGTTGCTATCGCTGATCTTGAAGCTGAAGATGGAAGCTTTCATTCACATGGAAATGATGGCGTTTACCATTTTGGTTTTGAACGTGAAACGCTTCGTGCTATCATTGAAAATGCTGGATTTAGCAATGTTCGATTTCATCATGCGTATACAGTTGAAAAAGAGGTGCAAAATTATCCGATATTTCTTGTTACCGCCCACAAAGTCGTATGA
- a CDS encoding DUF420 domain-containing protein produces the protein MFFEPGFLGTKAPFYMDLVTLYFALLPFLLATSIYQAIKGNITLHYRSQIVILAMTIVMVLIFELGVRISGGFVEYVKMSGLSYDFLLLFLLVHVFIALMAVGGWIYLMISSYQTFKRVGHLGETNHKRIGRWIFAALTLTSVMGCSIYLFLFVF, from the coding sequence ATGTTTTTTGAACCCGGATTTTTAGGAACTAAGGCCCCATTCTATATGGATTTGGTTACCCTCTATTTCGCACTGCTACCTTTCTTGTTAGCAACCTCAATTTATCAGGCAATAAAAGGGAATATTACACTCCATTACCGCTCTCAAATAGTTATTTTAGCAATGACAATAGTCATGGTATTAATTTTTGAACTTGGTGTCCGTATCAGCGGTGGATTTGTGGAATACGTTAAGATGTCCGGACTCTCGTATGATTTTTTATTGCTCTTTTTATTAGTGCATGTATTTATTGCATTAATGGCGGTTGGGGGATGGATTTATTTAATGATTTCATCATATCAAACATTTAAAAGAGTAGGGCACTTAGGGGAAACGAATCATAAACGGATTGGAAGATGGATTTTTGCTGCCCTAACCTTAACTTCTGTTATGGGATGCAGTATCTATCTATTTTTATTTGTATTTTAA
- a CDS encoding pyridoxal phosphate-dependent aminotransferase, whose protein sequence is MLTDRVNTLSESITIAISTLAQELKASGKDVISFSAGEPDFDTPQVIKDAAIKAINDGFTKYTAVDGIPELKAAIALKLKRDNGLEYKANQIIANNGAKHSLYNLFACTIQAGDEVIIPAPYWVTYPELVMYCGGTVVEVMTDDASGFKMTPEQLKAALTPKTKMIILTSPSNPTGAVYTRDELAALGKVLEGTNVIVASDEMYEKLIYDGEFTSAAAVSDDMYQRTITINGLSKSVAMTGWRFGYMAAANTEIIQATKKLQSQSTSNINSITQKAAVVGLNGAADSDIEAMRVEFKARRDEAVKLFNEIDGLSVLSPAGAFYLFVNIKEISNDSMQFCKELLENQGVAVVPGVGFGSEGYFRFSFATDIESIREGIKRIATFVVSKK, encoded by the coding sequence ATGTTAACCGATCGCGTAAATACTCTATCAGAATCGATTACCATCGCTATTTCAACTTTAGCTCAAGAGCTCAAAGCATCCGGAAAAGATGTTATCAGCTTTTCAGCAGGTGAACCTGATTTTGACACTCCACAAGTGATCAAAGATGCTGCCATAAAAGCTATCAATGATGGTTTTACTAAATATACCGCTGTTGATGGTATACCTGAATTAAAAGCAGCAATCGCTTTAAAACTCAAACGTGATAATGGATTAGAGTACAAAGCTAATCAAATCATTGCAAATAATGGGGCAAAACACTCTTTGTATAACCTTTTTGCGTGTACTATTCAAGCTGGAGATGAAGTAATCATCCCTGCTCCGTATTGGGTTACTTATCCTGAACTTGTTATGTATTGTGGTGGTACTGTCGTAGAGGTTATGACAGATGATGCAAGTGGTTTTAAAATGACCCCTGAACAACTCAAGGCTGCTTTAACACCTAAAACCAAAATGATTATTTTGACCTCTCCATCAAACCCTACAGGTGCCGTCTATACACGTGATGAGCTTGCTGCTCTTGGAAAAGTATTAGAGGGGACAAACGTTATCGTAGCTAGTGATGAGATGTATGAAAAATTGATTTATGATGGAGAATTTACCTCTGCCGCAGCGGTCAGTGATGACATGTATCAACGTACTATCACTATCAACGGGTTAAGTAAATCGGTAGCCATGACCGGATGGCGTTTTGGGTATATGGCGGCTGCAAATACCGAAATTATCCAAGCAACTAAAAAACTACAAAGTCAAAGCACTTCTAACATCAACAGTATTACTCAAAAAGCGGCTGTTGTAGGTCTCAACGGTGCAGCTGACAGCGATATCGAAGCAATGCGTGTGGAGTTCAAAGCTCGACGTGATGAAGCGGTAAAACTCTTTAATGAGATCGATGGTTTATCAGTTCTCTCTCCTGCCGGTGCATTTTATTTGTTTGTAAATATTAAAGAAATCAGTAATGATTCCATGCAGTTTTGTAAAGAGTTGCTGGAAAATCAAGGAGTTGCGGTAGTACCGGGTGTAGGATTCGGTAGTGAAGGGTATTTTCGCTTTAGTTTTGCAACCGATATTGAAAGCATTCGTGAAGGTATTAAACGTATTGCTACATTTGTAGTAAGTAAAAAATAA
- the lpxD gene encoding UDP-3-O-(3-hydroxymyristoyl)glucosamine N-acyltransferase, producing MTLQEIVDFLKFDIVIENNCLITKMNTLKDAVEGEISFLSDSKYEKDLAITKASAVILPSSKARLLPSSAIALASEEAYLDIAKLSKLFSKPIVTSDISPVIGENTIIYPTAHVENGAQIGSNCTIMAGSYVGCDVLIGDNVILYPNVSIYRDCILGNNVMIHAGSVVGSDGFGYAHTKTGEHVKLYQNGNVILEDDVEIGANTTIDCAVFGSTIIKKGTKIDNLVQIGHNCVVGEHTIMVSQSGIAGSTTLGRNVVMGGQSAVAGHLTIAPFTTLAARAGVTKNITVGGVYSGFPLMEHKLWLKLQAKLAKILQS from the coding sequence ATGACCCTTCAAGAGATTGTTGATTTTTTAAAATTTGATATTGTCATTGAAAATAATTGCCTTATCACTAAAATGAATACCCTTAAAGATGCGGTTGAGGGGGAAATATCTTTTTTATCCGACTCAAAATATGAAAAAGATTTGGCTATTACCAAAGCTTCTGCTGTTATTTTGCCCTCTTCAAAAGCACGTTTGCTCCCTTCTAGTGCTATTGCATTGGCAAGTGAAGAGGCTTATCTGGATATTGCAAAACTTTCTAAACTTTTTTCTAAACCGATAGTTACAAGTGATATTTCTCCTGTTATTGGTGAAAATACAATTATCTATCCTACAGCCCATGTCGAAAATGGTGCACAAATAGGGTCAAATTGTACTATTATGGCGGGTTCTTATGTAGGATGTGATGTGCTTATCGGAGATAATGTTATCCTTTATCCGAATGTATCCATTTACCGTGATTGTATTTTAGGTAATAATGTCATGATTCATGCCGGAAGTGTTGTCGGTAGCGATGGTTTCGGATATGCTCATACTAAAACCGGTGAGCATGTTAAACTCTATCAAAATGGTAATGTTATACTTGAAGATGATGTTGAAATTGGAGCAAATACGACGATTGATTGTGCCGTTTTTGGTTCTACTATTATTAAAAAAGGGACAAAGATTGATAATCTCGTCCAAATTGGTCATAATTGTGTTGTGGGTGAACATACTATAATGGTATCCCAATCAGGTATTGCCGGTTCGACTACTTTGGGAAGAAATGTGGTGATGGGAGGGCAAAGTGCCGTTGCAGGTCATCTCACTATCGCTCCATTTACAACCCTTGCTGCCCGCGCTGGTGTCACAAAAAACATTACTGTAGGGGGAGTCTACAGTGGATTTCCTCTGATGGAACATAAATTATGGCTGAAACTTCAAGCAAAATTGGCTAAAATATTACAATCTTAA
- the ilvN gene encoding acetolactate synthase small subunit has translation MEQARRVISVIVLNEASVLSRISGLFSGRGYNIESLTVAPIPESKYSRVTIVTAGSLKVIEQIIKQLHKLIPVLKVYEHADLVEKEMAMVKIPLNESLGDIEALAHAYNGRIVNVGSDTMIVMVADEPTRVGHFLEAIKRFHPKEIVRSGSVALER, from the coding sequence ATGGAACAAGCACGTCGCGTTATTTCCGTTATCGTTTTAAATGAGGCCAGTGTTCTTTCACGTATTTCTGGTCTTTTTTCGGGTCGAGGATACAATATTGAATCTCTTACCGTTGCACCGATACCGGAATCAAAATACTCTCGCGTAACTATCGTTACAGCAGGATCGCTCAAGGTAATAGAGCAGATTATCAAACAATTGCATAAACTTATCCCTGTTTTAAAAGTTTACGAACATGCCGATTTAGTAGAAAAAGAGATGGCAATGGTAAAAATTCCTCTTAATGAATCATTAGGAGATATTGAAGCTCTTGCACATGCTTATAATGGACGTATCGTCAATGTCGGAAGTGATACAATGATTGTTATGGTTGCGGATGAGCCGACGAGAGTAGGGCACTTTCTCGAAGCAATCAAACGTTTTCATCCTAAAGAGATTGTTCGCAGCGGTTCCGTTGCATTGGAGCGCTAA
- a CDS encoding acetolactate synthase large subunit translates to MQISGAQMVIEALIAEEVEVIFGYPGGAIMNVYDEIYKQSSFQHVLTRHEQAAVHAAEGYAKASGKVGVAMITSGPGFTNAITGIADAYMDSVPLVVISGQVPMSLIGTDAFQEIDAVGISRPCTKHNYLVTDANDLPRVLKEAFYLARTGRPGPVHVDIPKDVTAQIALFDYSKEVELETYKPNVKGNMRQIKKAIEAIASSKRPLLYLGGGIINANAAELVREFSKMTQIPAVETFMARGTLHHSDPLLISMLGMHGSYAANMAMSETDLVIGLGARFDDRVTGKLSEFAKNAQIIHVDIDPASISKLVNAHFPIVGDVKNVLEQMMPLAKEQIDPLRYQPWHNTIANFNKLHPLSYKEEGDRLKPQWVIQRIGELLGDDANISTDVGQHQMWTAQFYPFSRPRQWSSSGGLGTMGYGFPAAIGVKRADMERVSINITGDGSIMMNIQELMTAVEFKLPVINVILNNNFLGMVRQWQTMFYDKRHSQTDLSVQPDFVKLAESFGGLGYRVTTKEEFDAALKDAVEKNVVALIDVVVARFENVLPMVPAGGSLFNMMLEYKDK, encoded by the coding sequence ATGCAAATAAGTGGTGCACAAATGGTTATTGAAGCCCTTATCGCTGAAGAAGTTGAAGTAATTTTCGGCTATCCCGGCGGTGCAATTATGAACGTCTATGATGAAATTTACAAACAGAGTTCTTTTCAGCACGTTTTAACACGTCATGAACAAGCAGCCGTTCACGCAGCTGAAGGATACGCCAAGGCGTCTGGTAAAGTTGGCGTTGCCATGATTACGTCAGGTCCTGGTTTTACCAATGCTATCACCGGTATCGCGGATGCGTATATGGACTCAGTTCCTCTAGTGGTTATCAGTGGACAAGTCCCGATGTCGTTAATCGGAACTGATGCATTCCAAGAGATAGATGCAGTTGGAATTAGCCGTCCGTGTACCAAGCATAACTATCTTGTTACCGATGCAAATGATCTTCCCCGTGTCTTAAAAGAGGCATTTTATTTAGCTCGTACCGGACGTCCAGGTCCTGTTCATGTCGATATTCCTAAAGACGTAACGGCACAAATAGCACTTTTTGATTATTCAAAAGAGGTTGAACTAGAGACCTATAAACCTAATGTTAAAGGGAATATGCGCCAAATCAAAAAAGCGATAGAGGCGATTGCATCATCAAAACGACCACTTTTGTATCTCGGTGGTGGGATTATTAACGCTAATGCAGCTGAATTGGTTCGCGAATTTTCTAAAATGACACAAATACCGGCAGTTGAGACCTTTATGGCTCGCGGAACATTGCATCATAGTGATCCTTTACTTATTTCAATGCTTGGAATGCACGGTTCTTATGCCGCTAATATGGCAATGTCAGAGACTGACCTCGTTATTGGTTTAGGTGCTCGTTTTGATGATCGTGTTACGGGGAAACTCTCTGAGTTTGCCAAAAATGCCCAAATTATCCATGTCGATATTGATCCGGCAAGTATTTCAAAATTGGTTAATGCACACTTTCCCATCGTTGGTGACGTTAAAAATGTATTAGAGCAGATGATGCCCCTTGCAAAAGAGCAAATTGATCCATTGCGTTATCAACCATGGCACAATACCATTGCAAATTTTAACAAATTACACCCACTCTCCTATAAAGAAGAGGGAGATCGTTTGAAGCCTCAATGGGTTATTCAACGTATCGGTGAGTTGCTAGGGGATGACGCTAATATCTCTACCGATGTCGGACAACATCAGATGTGGACAGCCCAGTTTTATCCATTCTCTCGCCCTCGTCAATGGAGCAGTTCCGGTGGATTGGGAACCATGGGATACGGTTTTCCGGCAGCTATTGGGGTTAAACGGGCTGATATGGAGCGTGTAAGTATTAACATTACCGGTGATGGTTCTATTATGATGAATATTCAAGAATTGATGACCGCTGTTGAGTTCAAGCTTCCCGTAATTAATGTTATTCTAAATAATAATTTTTTGGGAATGGTACGTCAATGGCAAACAATGTTTTACGATAAACGCCATTCACAAACCGATCTTTCCGTACAACCCGATTTTGTTAAATTGGCTGAGAGTTTTGGTGGGTTGGGGTACCGTGTTACCACCAAAGAGGAGTTTGATGCAGCCCTAAAAGATGCTGTTGAGAAAAACGTTGTTGCACTTATTGATGTTGTTGTAGCCCGTTTTGAAAACGTATTGCCTATGGTGCCGGCAGGCGGGTCACTCTTTAATATGATGTTAGAATACAAGGATAAATAA